In the genome of Campylobacter concisus, the window AAAAGCCATAAAAGAGCTAAATAACGGCGCGAGTGATGATTTTTTATTAGCTGCAATGTATGAGAAATTGCCACAAAATTATAAAAATATCTTATTAAGTCCTTATGTAAGCGTTGAAAATGATGAGCTTAGATTTAGTATAAGGATCGTTGATAGCGACTCCGAGCTTAGACGAAATTTATTTCTAAAGGAGCTTAGAGAAGGGCTAGCACAGCTTACTAAAAATGACAATGTAAGCATAGAAGTTGCCGGCATGATGGTGCTTTATAATAATATGCTTCAAAATTTACTTAGCTCGCAAGTTGATACTTTTGGGCTAACTGTCGCTATACTTTTTGTCATATTTTGCTTTATCTTTAGGAGTATAAAGCTAGCAACCATTGCAATAGTTTCAAATTTAATCCCGCTTTGCACACTCTTTGGTGTGATGGGATTTTTCGGTATTCCGCTTGATGTGATGAGTATCACAATCGCAGCCATTAGTATTGGTATCGGTGTTGATGATATCATTCACTACATACACCGCTTTAAAGAAGAAATGCTTACAAAAAGTGTTTTTGAGAGTATTAAAGCTGCTCATGCAAGCATCGGATATGCGATGTATTACACATCGTTCACTATTTTTCTTGGCTTTAGCGTGATGATAACCAGTAACTTTATCCCGACCATATATTTTGGCTTACTAACCGATCTTGTTATGGTATTTATGCTTCTTGGCGCACTAATCATCTTACCAAGCCTCATTGCAAGCTTTGTAAAAAAGCGCGATATTTAAGCTAAATTTATTTGATAACTTTGATAAATGAGTAGACATCGGCCACGCCGTCAATGTGCTTAGCATACCAAATAGCATGTTTTTCTTGTTCAATGCTATCAACTACGCCGCTAAATACAACATCGCAGCCAACTATGCTAACACGCACATTTGTGCCCTCAACTATACTATCTTTAAAAAGATTTTGCTTTAAGTTTGCGAGAATTTTTAGACTATCGCATGGATATTCTGGCTTTTTGATACGAAGATAGGTATAAATTTTTCGCACGCCATCTGTACTTTTGGCTAGTTCTACTAGCTTATCTTCAAGCTCTTTACTATCAACAAGTCCGATCAGATAAGCATCTCCGTAAAAAACCTCTATCTCGATATCAATATTACTAAGCCCTTTTGAAAATAAAATTTTGCTTTGTAGCTTGCTTTGTATAAATTTATCTCTTGTGATCGAGTAAATACCACGTTTATCGCGTGAAATAGAGTACGCATCATAGACATTTAGTGGCGCGGTTGCTGGGGTTAGTACTGAAGAGCAAGAGCAAAAAAATAGAGCCAAAAATGCAAAAACGCTAAATTTTAAAATCAGAAATCCTTTTATAATTTCAAAAAAGTTTATATAAAATGGACTAAAATTTATCTAAATCTGCTAAAATAACGCGCACGGAGGATAAAGTAATCTGGTGATGCTCACGGGCTTCAAACCCGATGACTGGGCGGTTGACCGTCTGGTGGGGAGTTCGATTCTCTCATCCTCTCGCCACTCACTTTAAATTTTACTTTTATCAAGCAAATTTATAATCCCAAACAAAATAAAGCTTAATACAACCAAAATAAGGCTTAAAACTAGTGCTTCATCGCTTTTACCATCGTATACGGCATTATAAATGGCAAGCGAAATAGTGTCTGTTTTGCCTATGATATTGCCACCCAAAATTAGTGTTATGCCAACCTCACCAAGCCCACGCGAGATCGCTAAGATAAAAGCCGCTGCTACGCTTTTCGCAACGCATGGAAAGAGCACGAAAATAGCTGTTTGAAATTTATCTTTCCCAAGGCTATATGCTGCTTCACTTAGGCTTTTTGAAAGTGAGCCAAGAGCAGAAGCGACAGGCTTTACAAAAAGTGGCAAAGAGGCTATAAAAGCAGCTAACACAAGAGCCTTAAAACTAAAAATAATTTCTAAATTTAAAGCCTTACCGACGATGCCATTTTTACCAAGCAGATAAAGCAGTAAAAATCCAGTTGCAATAGGTGGAAAGATGAGTGGAAAAGTTACGATCATCTCTAAAATAGCTTTAAATTTGACCTTACCAAAAGCTAAATAATAAGCCAAAGCCAGCCCAAAAATGATAAGCAAAGCCACTTGGCACAAAATGACCTTTATGCTTAAAACCAGAGGATCAAATAGCCAAGAGAGCTCTTGCAAATTTAGCCTTATCTTATGCCAAATTTGGTGTAAATTTCTTTTGATCTCTCGCTTTTTAGCTCATCCAGAAATTTAACGCAATCAGCCTTTTTATCGCATTCTTCAACCTTTGCAGCTACGATGTTTGCTGGAGCGTAAAGCGATTTGTCTATCAAGATAAAACTACCAAATTCGTCTTTGTGCGCATTTAGTTCGGTCTGGTTGATGAACCCAGCATCAACTTCACCGTTTAATATATATGTAACGACTTGTGGTACGCCGGCAACTGCTAAAATTTTATCCTTTAGTTCGCCACTTAAATTTGCTTTTTGCATAAATTCATTCGCTCTTTTACCATAAACAGTCTTTGTTGCGTCTGGCATAGCGATCTTAGAAAGCGCTTTTAGCTCTTCAACTTTTTCAATTTTCACACCTTTTTTAGTAGCTAGCACCAAAGCGCCTGAGCCTAAATTTACATATTCAGTGATTTTTAGATCAGATTTTTTCAAAAAGTCCTCGTCGCCTACGATCACGTCAGTTTTGCCCTCTTTTGCCTGAGCCATGATAGCTGTGATGTTTGCAAAAGAAGTGTCGATATTTACGCCATCTTTTTTGAGGTTTTGTGCGACTGCCTCAACTATCTTTTTATATCCGCCACCAGCACTTACTAGCAAATTTTCATTGCCAAATGCAAAAATTGCGGCCATTAGAAGTAAAAACTTTTTCATATTTTTCCTTTAAAAGTAAAATTTCACGATTTTATAAAATATACTCTTATATACTCTTAAAATATATTTTTATAACTTATTTGGCTTTTTGCCAAAATGGTATAATCCCAACAAAACAAAAGGATAGGCATGAACGAACTTGAGCTAAAGATGCAAGGTAAGATAGATAGGCTAACGGATAATACTTTTAAGCTAGATCCAAGGATCGGCGAGGGCTACTTTACTGCGAAATATTTTCTAAAAGTAAATAAGATAATTAAGCAAAACCTGCCAGATCAGCATGTGACAATGCAGTTCTTTCAAAGGCGCGATGATATCGTGCTTTGTGGCATTGACGAAGTTTTAGCCGTCATCAATAAATTTGCCAAAGACCCAAACGAGCTTGAAATTTACGCGCTTAATGATGGCGATATCATAAACGCAAACGAGCCAGTTTTAAAAATAAGCGGCAAGTATGAAAATTTTGGCTTTTTAGAAAATGTGATAGATGCGACGCTTACTAGAAGAAGCTGCGTAGCGACAAACTCAAGAGACGTGATAAGAGCGGCAAACGGCAAAGACGTCTTTAGCATGGCGGATAGGCAAGACGACATCTGCACGCAACCAGGCGATGGATACGCCTCGTTTATCGGTGGGATCAAAAAGGTCGCCACAGACGCTCAGGGCGAGCTTACAGGGCTAAAAGGTGGTGGCACCATGCCTCATGCGCTTATTCAAATGTGCGGTGGAGATATAGTAAAAGCCTCAGAAATTTATGCTAAAACCTTTGAAAATGAAAAGATCACGGCATTAGTTGATTATAACAACGACGTGATTACAGACGCATTAAAGGCTGCAAATGCCTTAAAAGAGAGGCTTGGCGCGGTTAGGGTTGATACTAGTAAAAATTTGATAGATAAATATTTTGAGGACAAAGACACGAGTAAATTTGACCCGCACGGTGTTTGCAAGGAGCTTATATTTGCTCTAAGAGAGGCACTTGATAAAGCTGGCTTTAAGCACGTTAAGATCGTCGTTAGCTCAGGTTTTAGTCCTAAGATTATAGAATATTTTGAAGCTTATAACACGCCGGTTGATACTTATGGCGTGGGAAGTTATCTTGTTAAAAATGACATTTGTGGCTTTACTGGCGATTTAGTCGAGCTAAACGGCAAAGATGAGGCTAAA includes:
- a CDS encoding BON domain-containing protein, with the translated sequence MILKFSVFAFLALFFCSCSSVLTPATAPLNVYDAYSISRDKRGIYSITRDKFIQSKLQSKILFSKGLSNIDIEIEVFYGDAYLIGLVDSKELEDKLVELAKSTDGVRKIYTYLRIKKPEYPCDSLKILANLKQNLFKDSIVEGTNVRVSIVGCDVVFSGVVDSIEQEKHAIWYAKHIDGVADVYSFIKVIK
- a CDS encoding molybdate ABC transporter permease subunit; the protein is MQELSWLFDPLVLSIKVILCQVALLIIFGLALAYYLAFGKVKFKAILEMIVTFPLIFPPIATGFLLLYLLGKNGIVGKALNLEIIFSFKALVLAAFIASLPLFVKPVASALGSLSKSLSEAAYSLGKDKFQTAIFVLFPCVAKSVAAAFILAISRGLGEVGITLILGGNIIGKTDTISLAIYNAVYDGKSDEALVLSLILVVLSFILFGIINLLDKSKI
- the modA gene encoding molybdate ABC transporter substrate-binding protein; amino-acid sequence: MKKFLLLMAAIFAFGNENLLVSAGGGYKKIVEAVAQNLKKDGVNIDTSFANITAIMAQAKEGKTDVIVGDEDFLKKSDLKITEYVNLGSGALVLATKKGVKIEKVEELKALSKIAMPDATKTVYGKRANEFMQKANLSGELKDKILAVAGVPQVVTYILNGEVDAGFINQTELNAHKDEFGSFILIDKSLYAPANIVAAKVEECDKKADCVKFLDELKSERSKEIYTKFGIR
- a CDS encoding nicotinate phosphoribosyltransferase, producing MNELELKMQGKIDRLTDNTFKLDPRIGEGYFTAKYFLKVNKIIKQNLPDQHVTMQFFQRRDDIVLCGIDEVLAVINKFAKDPNELEIYALNDGDIINANEPVLKISGKYENFGFLENVIDATLTRRSCVATNSRDVIRAANGKDVFSMADRQDDICTQPGDGYASFIGGIKKVATDAQGELTGLKGGGTMPHALIQMCGGDIVKASEIYAKTFENEKITALVDYNNDVITDALKAANALKERLGAVRVDTSKNLIDKYFEDKDTSKFDPHGVCKELIFALREALDKAGFKHVKIVVSSGFSPKIIEYFEAYNTPVDTYGVGSYLVKNDICGFTGDLVELNGKDEAKFGRKNFASDRLKRVKF